Proteins encoded by one window of Labilithrix sp.:
- a CDS encoding sigma-54-dependent Fis family transcriptional regulator, translating to MMAKPRVLVVDDKLNFHALFRRLAGTELDLLTAANGEEALRLLARESVDVVVCDVKMPGMDGLAVLKQIKTLYPDVEVILMTAFAAVPDAVEALRAGAHHYLTKPFDPDDAMDAIRGALSRRGKAGNRGVPKGRKIVAASPAMRAVVDVVAQAAASRANVLITGEAGTGKKLVAAEIHARSARAPGPFVALDCDALTEEDLRAPFEAARAGTLLLANVTELSLPLQAKLLNALQRATVDVRVVAATTNDAATAVADGRLRQDLFYLLHVVAIHVPPLRERREDIVPLANEFLAAAPIDEGRVLRFSEDALTALNQYSWPGNVRQLENAVSRAAALTRGNEVLRTALPEEILEDGEPPEVDLATLTYREVLALSRDRMTREYLIAVLKAVKGNVTQAAERAGVERESVHRLLKRYGLRADDYRER from the coding sequence GTGATGGCCAAGCCGCGGGTCCTCGTCGTCGACGACAAGCTCAACTTCCATGCTCTCTTCCGAAGGCTGGCGGGCACTGAGCTCGATCTTCTCACTGCGGCGAATGGGGAAGAAGCACTGCGCCTCCTCGCGCGTGAGAGCGTCGACGTCGTGGTTTGCGACGTGAAGATGCCGGGCATGGATGGCCTCGCTGTCCTCAAGCAAATCAAGACCTTGTACCCGGACGTCGAGGTGATCCTGATGACGGCCTTCGCCGCCGTCCCCGACGCGGTCGAGGCGCTGCGGGCGGGCGCGCATCACTACCTGACGAAGCCGTTCGACCCCGACGACGCGATGGATGCGATTCGGGGCGCGCTTTCGCGGCGCGGGAAGGCCGGCAATCGCGGCGTCCCGAAAGGGCGGAAGATCGTCGCCGCGAGCCCCGCGATGCGAGCCGTCGTCGACGTGGTCGCGCAGGCGGCGGCGTCACGAGCGAACGTCTTGATCACGGGCGAGGCCGGGACGGGGAAGAAGCTCGTGGCTGCGGAGATTCACGCTCGCAGCGCGCGTGCTCCGGGGCCCTTCGTTGCGCTCGACTGCGACGCGCTTACGGAGGAGGACCTCCGAGCGCCGTTTGAAGCTGCTCGCGCGGGCACGCTCTTGCTCGCGAACGTCACGGAGCTTTCTCTTCCGCTCCAGGCGAAGCTTTTGAATGCCCTGCAGCGGGCCACGGTCGACGTGCGCGTCGTCGCGGCGACGACGAACGACGCCGCGACCGCTGTCGCCGACGGACGCCTGCGCCAGGACCTGTTCTACCTTCTCCATGTCGTCGCGATTCACGTCCCACCGCTGCGCGAACGCCGCGAAGACATCGTGCCGCTCGCAAACGAATTCCTCGCCGCGGCGCCGATCGACGAAGGGCGCGTGCTTCGATTCAGCGAGGACGCTCTCACCGCGTTGAACCAATATTCTTGGCCGGGAAACGTTCGCCAGCTCGAGAACGCCGTCTCCCGCGCGGCGGCGCTCACCCGAGGCAATGAGGTTCTACGGACCGCGTTGCCCGAAGAAATCCTCGAAGACGGTGAACCGCCGGAGGTGGACCTCGCGACCCTCACGTACCGCGAGGTGCTCGCGCTCTCGCGTGACCGCATGACGCGCGAATACCTGATCGCCGTCCTCAAGGCCGTAAAAGGAAACGTCACGCAGGCGGCGGAGCGTGCCGGCGTCGAGCGCGAGAGCGTGCATCGTCTGCTCAAACGCTACGGTCTTCGCGCGGACGACTATCGCGAGCGGTGA
- a CDS encoding HAMP domain-containing histidine kinase, whose translation MLAAFLAALGAALTTRWIASRVTLLRNGTRAIGRGDLNARIPIEGHDEFAEIARGVHEMAASLQRHHDEMLRAQRLASIGQVAAGVAHEINNPLGVILGFVKTMRRSDRRDDEGLDVIEEETKQCKRIVEGLLDLARPQGLAVETFDVVKLLQECVDRLRSSGRFDEISFVVPAGGPISAIGDPGRLRQVFSNVIANAAEAVRPGGHVSVVARSWDAGVEVTVSDDGPGIARDVRNRLFEPFVTTKAGGVGLGLAIAHAIVDAHSGTIDCGDAPSGGTTMRIVLPLDASKRAA comes from the coding sequence GTGCTCGCGGCCTTCCTCGCGGCGCTCGGCGCGGCGCTGACGACGCGATGGATCGCCTCGCGGGTGACGCTGCTGCGCAATGGCACGCGCGCCATCGGCCGCGGTGATCTCAACGCGCGAATTCCCATCGAGGGTCACGACGAGTTTGCCGAGATCGCGCGAGGGGTTCACGAAATGGCGGCCAGCCTCCAGCGGCATCACGACGAGATGCTCCGCGCGCAGCGGCTCGCCTCGATCGGTCAGGTCGCGGCCGGCGTCGCGCACGAGATCAACAACCCTCTCGGCGTCATTCTCGGATTCGTGAAGACGATGCGCCGCTCGGATCGGCGCGACGACGAGGGCCTCGACGTGATCGAGGAGGAGACGAAGCAGTGCAAGCGCATCGTCGAAGGCCTCCTCGATCTCGCAAGACCGCAGGGGCTCGCCGTGGAGACGTTCGACGTCGTGAAGCTCCTGCAAGAGTGCGTGGACCGCCTCCGAAGCAGCGGGCGCTTCGACGAAATCTCCTTCGTCGTCCCCGCTGGCGGTCCCATATCAGCCATCGGCGATCCGGGCCGGCTGCGCCAGGTCTTCTCCAACGTGATAGCGAATGCGGCCGAAGCGGTTCGGCCGGGCGGCCACGTTTCGGTCGTGGCGCGATCGTGGGACGCCGGGGTCGAGGTCACGGTCTCGGACGACGGGCCGGGGATCGCGCGCGACGTCCGTAACCGCCTCTTCGAGCCGTTCGTGACGACGAAAGCGGGCGGCGTCGGGCTGGGCTTGGCGATCGCCCATGCAATCGTCGACGCGCATTCTGGAACGATCGACTGCGGCGACGCACCGTCCGGCGGGACGACGATGCGGATCGTGTTGCCGCTCGACGCGAGCAAGCGGGCTGCGTGA
- a CDS encoding PKD domain-containing protein encodes MTSAIACGGSDAEVATGPVAGAERGPCFANGTCNAGLQCLSSTCVAAGSSSSSSGSGTSTSSSSSSSGGQPPPEDAGKDADAAPQKFNDAGDPCPGAVIFHPGTETRDANTSVPFSGRGRDANCVPITGAKLVWTDSIGGGTIGTGETFNHTFTVKGSHTITLTSTDGAGASTTATVTFTIQ; translated from the coding sequence ATGACGAGCGCCATCGCGTGTGGCGGATCCGATGCGGAGGTCGCGACGGGACCCGTCGCAGGCGCTGAGCGCGGGCCGTGCTTCGCGAATGGGACGTGCAACGCCGGTCTGCAGTGTCTGTCGAGCACGTGCGTCGCGGCCGGCTCGTCTTCCTCGAGCAGCGGGAGCGGAACCAGCACCAGCTCGAGCAGCTCCAGCTCCGGTGGACAGCCGCCACCCGAAGACGCCGGCAAGGACGCCGACGCCGCTCCGCAGAAATTCAACGACGCGGGCGACCCGTGTCCCGGCGCCGTCATCTTTCATCCCGGCACCGAGACGCGCGATGCGAACACGTCCGTTCCGTTCTCCGGACGTGGGCGGGATGCCAACTGCGTTCCGATCACCGGCGCGAAGCTCGTCTGGACCGACAGCATCGGCGGCGGCACGATCGGAACAGGCGAGACGTTCAATCACACGTTCACCGTGAAAGGCAGCCACACGATCACGCTGACCTCGACGGACGGCGCAGGCGCGTCGACGACGGCGACCGTCACGTTCACGATTCAGTGA